Below is a window of Streptomyces sp. WMMB303 DNA.
AGGGGCTTGTCCGGCCGCCGCTCCGCCTGCTCGGCGAAGGCCCGGTGGATGGTCGGGAAGGGTGCCATCCGGGGTGCTCCTTTCTGTCGGTATGCGTGGTCGGCACAGGTGCGCTGAGCGGTCCGCCCGGCACGCGACGCGGAATGGGCCGCCGATATGCGGGCGTCAACTCCCGGGGGGCGGGGACCCGCCCTTCGCGGCCGAGTCGTCGGCCGCGTCGGTTCCCGCCGCCGGGGACCGGGCGTGGTGCGGCAGGGCGGCCCGCAGCGGGCCGCCCAGTGCCACGGTGCGGTGGCGGACGAAGTCCTCGTGCCGCTGCTCGACCTGCTCCGGTTCGTAGCGGTAGTTGACCATCGCGCCGAAGGACTGCCGCCAGGCTTCGGGGGCGTTGTTCGCCGGCCAGTTGGCCTGCCAGGCGGCGGCCCCGTTGCCCAGATGGAACCGGGCGACCGGGTCGAGCGGGCGCCCGTCCTCGTGCCGTTCGAGGGCGATGTACCGGGCCAGCACCGGGAGGAGCCGGGAGCGCGTCCCTCCGGCGTCCGGCGGCGCGGGGTCCGCCCGTCGCCCCGCGGCCTCCAGCTCCGCGAGCAGCGTCCGCAGTTCGGCCTCCCGCCCGGCCTGTTCGGTGAGCCAGCGCCGGAAGCCGGGGACGGGCGAGAGTGTGGCGAACTGCCGCAGCTGCGGAAGCTGCTCCCCCACGTCTTCGATGACCTGCTTGATGAGGAAGCTGCCGAAGGAGACTCCGGCCAGGCCCTCCAGGGCGTTGTTGATCGAGTAGAGAGCGGCCGTGTCCGCGTGCGCGGGGTCCAGTACCGGTCCGGGCTCCAGCAGCGGCGCGATGCTGTCCGGCATCCCCCGGACGAGGGCGACCTCCACGAAGATCAGCGGCACGTCCCCGGTGGCCGGGTGGAAGAAGGCGTAGACGCGGCGGTCCTCGGGCTGCAGGCGGCGCCGGAGTTCGGCCCTGCCCGCCATCGGATGCACCTTCTCGCCGCGCAGCAGGTACTGGTGCAGTTCCTCGGGCGCCTCCCAGCCGACCTCCGACATCCGCAGGAAGCCGCGGTTGAACCAGGAGGTGAGCAGGTGGTGGAAGTCGTGGTCGAGGGGCCGCAGCCGCGGGTCGGAGCGCATCAGCCGGCGCAGATCCGCACGCATGCCGACCAGGGTGAGGGTGGCGCCGGGAGCGTGGTTCATCCGGCGGAGCAGCAGCTGACGGGGCGGCTCGACCTCGTCGAAGAGCTGGACCAGTTCCTCCTCGCCACCGGATCCGCGGCTGCGGGCCGCCTCCCATCGGTGGAAGGCGCTCCGGATCCGGTCGGGCGAGGCGTCGTAGGCGCTGGTGATGCGGGTGAAGAACTCCCGCTTCCCCTGGTCGTCGAGCTCGCCGTAGGCAGCGAGGGCGTCTGCCGCCACCGTGCGCATCGAGGCTTCGCCCGCATGCCCCATCAGCATCTCGCAGGCCGCCGACAACCGGTCCAGGGGGCGGTGGCGGAGATCCCCGGCCACCGGGGGGTCGTCCGGGCGGCTGCCGGCATTCCGGAACTGCTCGGTCAGCAGCCTGCCGTCCTGGGGTTCCATTCCCGCCCTCCGCGCGCCGCCGCCCCTGGATATGCATCATGGGGCGTGATGTATATAACAGCCGCACCGTAGAGCACAGGAGTGAGGCGCGCTACCCCCTGGGCGTCCCGGATGACGGGATAACCTGACCGTTCGGAGGTGCGCATGGCTCGAGTCCCGGAATCCCAGCGTGTACGGGACGCGCTGGAGAACGCCGTCGTCGACGGCCGCTACCGCCCCGGCGAGCGGCTGGACCCCGCGCGGCTGGAGAGGGAGTTCGGCTGCTCCCGTACCCCGGTCCGGGAAGCCCTCCAGGCGCTGGAGCGGTCCGGCCTGGTGCAGATCCGCGCCAAACAGGGCACCTACGTCACCGAGTTGAGCGTCTCCGAACTGGCCGAGCGGTTCGAAGTCATGGCGGAACTCGAGGGGATGGCGGCGCGGCTCTCCGCCCGGCGCATCGAACAGGAAGCACTGGACGAGCTCGGACACGCGCTCCGCGAGTGCGAGGTCCACGCACTGGCCGGGGACGCCGACCGCTACTACTACGCCAACGCCTGCTTCCACGGCATCGTCTACGACTCCTGCGGCAACGAATATCTGCGCCAGCAGGTACACGCGCTCAAACGGGTCCTGCAGCCCTACCGGCGGCTGCAGTTGCGGGTGCCCGACCGTATGCGGCGCTCCCTGACCGAGCACCGCCGGATCGCCGAGGCGATCGCGAGCGGCGACGCCGAGACCGCCGAGAACGCGGCGCGGGACCACGTCCTGGTCCAGGTCAAGGAGTTCAGTCAGCTGATACGGACGTGGAGACACCTCAACCGGTCGGCACTCGGCACCGGTTGAGCCCGCCCCCGGTCCGGACGACGGCGCGGGCGATCGGTGCGCGCGGACGCCGCAGGCGCCGCGGGGCCGGGCGGACCGATCGGACGTCGAGGGCGCGCGCTCCGGGCGTCGGGGCGCATGCCCGGGGGGCAGCCGCGGGCGGCCGCCCCCCGTGATACATCGCATCGCCGCGGTCGTCGGCTGCTCCGCGGCGGATCCGTGCGGTGCGGGGCGGCCCACCTCACCGCACGGAAGGCCGCCCGGACCCGGCGGCCCGGCGGGGGAGCTGCCGCGCGCCGGTCACTTGTCCACGGCGAAGCGCATCAGGGACTGCTCGTTGCCCTGCTTGACCTTCCCGGTCTCGTTGATCACCTTGAGCTTCCAGCCGGTACCGACCCGCATCGCCTTGGCCACAGCGCAGGCGTTGTCGTCGGTGAGCAGACTCGGCCAGATGTCGGCGACCTGCTGGGAACTGCCGCCGGTCGCGTCGTACACCTTGAAGCTGATGTTCCGCGCCCGCTGGAACGCGCTGCCCCTCTTGTAGGCGGCCGCGACGAAGACGACGGAGGTGATGTTGGACGGGATCCGTTCGAACTCGACGGTCACCGTCTCGTCGTCCCCGTCCCCGTGGCCGGTCTGGTTGTCCCCCGTGTGCAGCAGCGATCCGTTCCCCAACGGGTCGAGGGAGTCCAGACCGGCTATCCGTACCGGGTCCTGTCCCTGCATGGCGATCGCGATCAGGTCCAGGTCGGTGCCCGCCTTGCGGCGGATCTTGCCCAGCACGCCTCCGCTGCTTCCCGCGGTGGGATCCCAGGACGCGCCGATGGACAGGTGCGTGACGCCGTCCAGGTCGGCCGGCTCGTCTTCCTTCGTCAGCGTGATCATGCGTAAGCCTCCAGGTTGGGACGGTGGAGCCCGGGCGACTGCTCCGGCTCGCTTCTCGGCCGGCGGTCTTGACAACCGGCGTCTACAGCACTGTAGAACTGCCGACCGTGCGCGAAGGTTCCGGCCCCGCACGGAAGACCGGCCGGAACGACGACAGCCCGACACCGCCTCCGCATGCCTGCGCGGCGTCAGCCGAGGGGGGCCGCTGTGCGCGTCGACGGTTCCGTACCACAGGGGCAGGGCCGGTACTCCAGCCCCAGTTCGCCGTCCACGGCACGACTGGAGCGGGTCGCGGCGTCACTGACCGCTCGCCAGGAGCCGTACTTGGCGTGCAGCTGGTCCGCTGTGGGGCCCAGCGGGTTACCGTACTTCTCCTGGTTGCGCTCCTCCAGCCGGCTGGTCTCCTCCGGGGACATACCGGCGCGGGTGATCTCCTTGGCCTCGTTGCGCATCCGCACCAACTTCCGGGCGATCTCCTCCTCCGAGCGGCCCTGGGCGCGCATCTCGCACTCCGTACGATCCATCTCGCCCAGCAGCGCGTGGTAGCGCATCCGGACCTCGCGGGACTCTGCGCGCTCCGCCGGAGTCTCGGCCCGGATCATGCACACGACCTTCTCCGGGCTGGTGCACGGGCCCGGGTCGGACGGTTCCTGGGACAGCGGAGCCACGACGACGGAACCGCCGCAGGCGCTCCCGGGGCACGCGGCGGCCGGAGCGGCGGCGGCCGCGCCGAGAGCAGCCTGGGCGACCAGGACGAGGGGCAGCGCCCGGCGGGCGAGAGAGCGAAGACGCGATGACGACATGGCCGCATCCTGGCGGTCGGCGCCCGGGCGAGGGCGGTTTCGCCCACGCGTTCCCTCGTTCGGGGCGACATCCTCATCCCCGCAGGTGACGGGGGGCTGTCCACGCGTGCCGCGCCTCCGGGCGGTGTGCTCGGCCGGCAGCGCCCCCCAAGTGCTCAGGACGCGGTGCCGGCGAGGGTCGAGGAACCGACGGAGAGGCCCTCCGCGGATACCTGCCGTGCGAGCGGGCGCGGGCACGAAAGCCCCCCGGAAGCATCGGAGCGCTCACGCGCTGTGCAGCGCGGTCCGGCTCGCCGGGCTCCCGGCGACGTCCGGGCCGAAGTCCGTATGAGGCCCCCTTGCGATGTGCCGTTGTGCGCCGTGCCCGCACGAATCAGCCCAGAAGCTGCACGGAGCCGACCGAACTGCCCCATGATGGTGATCCATTACTGCCGCAGGTGAGGAGTACACGATGGACGAGGCAGGTCACCAGGTTCCGCAACCGGGTACCAAACCCCACACCGCCCGCCTGTACGACTACTTCCTCGGCGGGAAGACGCACTACGCCGTGGACCGCGAGGCGGCGGTGCCCGCGCTGTCCGCGAATCCGCACGCGATGGTCGCCGCCCGGCAGAACCGGGAGTTCATGCACCGGGCCGCCCGGTTCGTCGCCGAGGACCTCGGCATCCGCCAGTTCCTGGACATCGGAACCGGCATTCCGACCGAACCCAACCTGCATCAGGTGACCCAGGCGATCACCCCCGAGGCACGCGTCGTCTACTCGGACAACGATCCGATCGTTCTCGCGCATGCCCGTGCGCTGATGAGCAGCACGCCGGAGGGCAAGACGGACTACATCGAGGCGGACATCCGCGAACCGGAGCGGATCCTGGAACGCGCGCACCTGACCCTCGACTTCGGTGCCCCGATAGCCCTGTCGGTGGTGGCGCTGCTGCACTTCATCCCGGACGAGGACGATCCGTACGCCCTCATGCGCCATCTGCTCACGCCCCTGGCGCCGGGCAGTGCGCTGGTGCTCTCGCACGCGGCGCTCGACATGGACGACGGCCGGATGGCTGCGCTGGCCGAGCACTACCGCAAGGCCGTCACCCCCACCCAGTTCCGGACCCGCGAGGAGACCGCGCTCTTCTTCGACGGCCTGGACCTGCTGGATCCCGGTATCACTCCGACGTGCGAATGGCGGATGGACCTCGACGTGGGGCCGATCCGGCAGCTCCCCGGCACCATCTCCGCGGCCGAGGCCGGAGTATGGGCCGGGGTGGCTGTCAAACGCTGAGCGCGGAGGCGCTCCGTCAAACGCTGGGCACCCTCGCGCCGTTCGTGCCCGCCGGGTCCGCGTGTCACCTCATCAGCAGCAGGCTGTTGACGAATCCGACGACGGCGAGGCCGCAGAACGCCCAGCCCACGACTCTCCGTTTCAGCACGGCGTACCGGTCCTCGTATTCGCGGCGCAGGGAGTCGGCGCGCTGCGCCGTCTCCCGCAGGGCGGCACGGGAGGTGTCCGCGAGGGCCTCGGCGAGGCGGCGGACCACATCCTCGCGTTCCGCTCCGGTGAGCCAGTCCAACGGGGCGACGGCGTGCTCGGCCCGTGCCCGGGCGTCGCTCAGATGCCGCTGCCACAGCAGATAGCCCTCGATCCGCCGGACGCCGTCGCCGGCCTCTTCTTCGGGGGGCTTCCTGACGCCCACGGTCTGTCTCAGCTCTCGGCTTCGGGCAACTGCCCTCGGCCATGCCGCCCCGGACCGGAACCGGTCGCCCGGGGCCGGTCGAGGTTCTCGCTGTCGTCGAGTGCCGAGATGTTCGGATGGTGGAAGTCGAAGGCGGGCGACTCGGACCGGATCTTGGGCAGGGTGACGAAATTGTGCCGGGGCGGCGGGCAGGAGGTGGCCCATTCGAGAGAGCGGCCGAAACCCCAGGGGTCGTCCTCGTGGACGCGCTCGGCCGTCCTGGCGGTCTTCCACACGTTGTAGAGGAACGGGAGCATCGACGAACCCAGGAGGAAGGAGCCGATGGTCGAGAACGTGTTCAGCGCGGTGAACCCGTCGGCCGCCAGGTAGTCCGCGTAGCGGCGGGGCATACCCTCGGCGCCGATCCAGTGCTGGACCAGGAAGGTGGCGTGGAAGCCCACGAACAGGGTCCAGAAGTGGATTTTGCCGAGGCGTTCGTCGAGCATCCTGCCGGTCCACTTGGGCCACCAGAAGTAGAACCCGGCGAACATCGCGAAGACGACGGTGCCGAAGACGGTGTAGTGGAAGTGGGCCACGACGAAGTACGAGTCGGAGACGTGGAAGTCCATGGGCGGTGACGCCAGCAGCACGCCGGTCAGGCCGCCGAAGAGGAAGGTCACCAGGAATCCGACCGACCACAGCATCGGGGTCTCGAAGGAGAGTGATCCCTTCCACATGGTGCCGATCCAGTTGAAGAACTTCACCCCGGTGGGTACGGCGATCAGGAAGGACATGAAGGAGAAGAACGGCAGCAGCACGCCGCCGGTCACGAACATGTGGTGTGCCCATACCGTCATGGACAGCCCGGTGATGGTGATGGTGGCGCCGACGAGTCCGACGTAGCCGAAGACCGGTTTGCGGGCGAACACCGGAAAGATGTCCGAGACGATGCCGAAGAACGGCAGCGCGATGATGTAGACCTCCGGGTGCCCCCAGAACCAGAACAGGTGCTGCCACAGCAGCGCTCCACCGTTCGCGGCGTCGAAGATGTGCGCTCCGAACTTGCGGTCGGCCTCGAGCGCGAACAGCGCCGCGGTCAGGATCGGGAAAGCCATCAGCACCAGCACGGCGGTCAGCAGCACGTTCCAGGTGAAGATGGGCATCCGGAACATCGTCATCCCGGGAGCGCGCATGCAGATGATGGTGGCGAGGAAGTTGACCGACCCCAGAATGGTGCCGAATCCCGAGAACGCGAGCCCCATGATCCACATGTCCGCGCCGACGGCCGGTGTGTGCACCCCGTCGGAGAGCGGCGAGTAGGCGGTCCAGCCGAAGTCCGGGGCGCCCTGCGGCGTGAGCAGCGAACCGAGCACGATGAGCGAGCCGAAGAGATACACCCAGTAGGAGAAGGCGTTCAGCCGGGGGAACGCCACGTCCGGCGCCCCGATCTGCAGGGGCATGATCCAGTTCGCGAACCCGGTGAACAGGGGCGTCGCGAAGACGATCAGCATGATGGCGCCGTGCATGGTGAAGGCCTGGTTGTACTGCTCCGGCGAGATGATCTGCAGGCCCGGACGCGCCAGCTCCGCCCGCATGACGAGCGCCATCACACCGGCGATCAGGAAGAAGAGGAACGACGTGATGAGGTAGAGGCTGCCGATCGTCTTGTGATCGGTTGTCGTCAGCCACCGCACCACGGTGTGGCCAGGACGCCGCTGACCGGACGGGCGCGAACCGGACGGCCGCGAAACCAGCGAGGTGGACATGTCTGCTCCTGGCGGGTGAACATCGACCCGTTGATGACTCACTGCATTTGAATACCTACTCTAAGTGACGCTACTGAGGTCTCCGGCCCTCTCCTCCGCGTGTCTCGCCGACCCCGCGCACCCGAGCCCGTCCGGGCAACGGTTCGACACGCCCGCCGACTTCCGGCTCCGCGGCACATCCGCACGTAAGGGCCGGACGCCCGAACGGGGTTCAGGCACCGACAGGAGGGCGGACCGGCGTCGCAGCCGTCCCTCCCGGGCCGAGGCGCGTCCGCTGCCCGGCCGATGGCGGAAAACCGACGCAACATTGGCATGGACCTGTCCATGATCCGTCGCTAATCTGCGCAGCGGCATCTCCCGGGATCGTTCCCAGGCTTTGCTGTTCCACCCCCACGACAGACTGGAACAACGAAAGGCCGATCCATGAGACGCACCAGAACCCCGCGCGCCCTCCTGTCCGCGCTGCTGGCCGGAGGAGCCCTCGTGGCCGCCGGTCTGCTCCCGGCGACGGCGGCGGACGCGCGACCGCAGACCGAGAAGACCCCCGCGTCCGACGGTGTATTGAACGCCATGCAGCGGGACTTCGGGCTCAGCGAGCAGCAGGCCGTCAAGCGGCTGGCCGCCGAGAAGCAGGCGCGGACCACCGAGAAGCGGGCGCAGCGAGCGG
It encodes the following:
- a CDS encoding malonyl-CoA decarboxylase family protein, translating into MEPQDGRLLTEQFRNAGSRPDDPPVAGDLRHRPLDRLSAACEMLMGHAGEASMRTVAADALAAYGELDDQGKREFFTRITSAYDASPDRIRSAFHRWEAARSRGSGGEEELVQLFDEVEPPRQLLLRRMNHAPGATLTLVGMRADLRRLMRSDPRLRPLDHDFHHLLTSWFNRGFLRMSEVGWEAPEELHQYLLRGEKVHPMAGRAELRRRLQPEDRRVYAFFHPATGDVPLIFVEVALVRGMPDSIAPLLEPGPVLDPAHADTAALYSINNALEGLAGVSFGSFLIKQVIEDVGEQLPQLRQFATLSPVPGFRRWLTEQAGREAELRTLLAELEAAGRRADPAPPDAGGTRSRLLPVLARYIALERHEDGRPLDPVARFHLGNGAAAWQANWPANNAPEAWRQSFGAMVNYRYEPEQVEQRHEDFVRHRTVALGGPLRAALPHHARSPAAGTDAADDSAAKGGSPPPGS
- a CDS encoding GntR family transcriptional regulator, with product MARVPESQRVRDALENAVVDGRYRPGERLDPARLEREFGCSRTPVREALQALERSGLVQIRAKQGTYVTELSVSELAERFEVMAELEGMAARLSARRIEQEALDELGHALRECEVHALAGDADRYYYANACFHGIVYDSCGNEYLRQQVHALKRVLQPYRRLQLRVPDRMRRSLTEHRRIAEAIASGDAETAENAARDHVLVQVKEFSQLIRTWRHLNRSALGTG
- a CDS encoding TerD family protein, yielding MITLTKEDEPADLDGVTHLSIGASWDPTAGSSGGVLGKIRRKAGTDLDLIAIAMQGQDPVRIAGLDSLDPLGNGSLLHTGDNQTGHGDGDDETVTVEFERIPSNITSVVFVAAAYKRGSAFQRARNISFKVYDATGGSSQQVADIWPSLLTDDNACAVAKAMRVGTGWKLKVINETGKVKQGNEQSLMRFAVDK
- a CDS encoding SAM-dependent methyltransferase; protein product: MDEAGHQVPQPGTKPHTARLYDYFLGGKTHYAVDREAAVPALSANPHAMVAARQNREFMHRAARFVAEDLGIRQFLDIGTGIPTEPNLHQVTQAITPEARVVYSDNDPIVLAHARALMSSTPEGKTDYIEADIREPERILERAHLTLDFGAPIALSVVALLHFIPDEDDPYALMRHLLTPLAPGSALVLSHAALDMDDGRMAALAEHYRKAVTPTQFRTREETALFFDGLDLLDPGITPTCEWRMDLDVGPIRQLPGTISAAEAGVWAGVAVKR
- a CDS encoding cytochrome C oxidase subunit I, translating into MGVRKPPEEEAGDGVRRIEGYLLWQRHLSDARARAEHAVAPLDWLTGAEREDVVRRLAEALADTSRAALRETAQRADSLRREYEDRYAVLKRRVVGWAFCGLAVVGFVNSLLLMR
- the ctaD gene encoding cytochrome c oxidase subunit I; the protein is MSTSLVSRPSGSRPSGQRRPGHTVVRWLTTTDHKTIGSLYLITSFLFFLIAGVMALVMRAELARPGLQIISPEQYNQAFTMHGAIMLIVFATPLFTGFANWIMPLQIGAPDVAFPRLNAFSYWVYLFGSLIVLGSLLTPQGAPDFGWTAYSPLSDGVHTPAVGADMWIMGLAFSGFGTILGSVNFLATIICMRAPGMTMFRMPIFTWNVLLTAVLVLMAFPILTAALFALEADRKFGAHIFDAANGGALLWQHLFWFWGHPEVYIIALPFFGIVSDIFPVFARKPVFGYVGLVGATITITGLSMTVWAHHMFVTGGVLLPFFSFMSFLIAVPTGVKFFNWIGTMWKGSLSFETPMLWSVGFLVTFLFGGLTGVLLASPPMDFHVSDSYFVVAHFHYTVFGTVVFAMFAGFYFWWPKWTGRMLDERLGKIHFWTLFVGFHATFLVQHWIGAEGMPRRYADYLAADGFTALNTFSTIGSFLLGSSMLPFLYNVWKTARTAERVHEDDPWGFGRSLEWATSCPPPRHNFVTLPKIRSESPAFDFHHPNISALDDSENLDRPRATGSGPGRHGRGQLPEAES